Below is a genomic region from Azospirillum brasilense.
CGCCGGTGTCATCAACCCGCAAATCGACACGGTGCCCCTGCGCCCGATGCTGGACGAGATCGAGGCGGCCTATGTCCCGATCGCCTCCAGCAAGGGGCTGGAGTTCACCGTCGTCCAGCCCGCGCCGGATCTGGCGGTGCGCAGCGACCGGCTGCTGCTCGGCCGGATGCTCCGCAATCTGGTGGAGAACGCCATCCGTTACACCGAGGCGGGCTATGTCCGCGTGTCCTGCGAGGCGGCGAACGGCACCGTCCGCATCATGGTGCAGGACAGCGGCATCGGCATCTCGGCGGAGCAGCAGACCAAGGTCTTCGAGGAGTTCCATCAGGTCGCCAATCCGGAACGCGACCGCAGCCAGGGGCTCGGCCTGGGGCTTGCCATCGTGAAGCGGCTGTCCCGGCTGCTGAACCATCCGGTGTCGGTGCGCTCCGAACCGGCCCATGGGTCGGTCTTCTCCATCGAAGCGCCGCGCGCCACCCCGGCCGTCCCCCTCCCCGCCCCCGAAGCGGAGGCTACCCCGTCCGGCGACGGGCGGTTGGCCGTTCTGGTCGAGGACGACGTGATCGTCCTGATGGGGCTGCGGACCATCTTCCAGGAATGGGGGTACGAGGTGGCCGTCGCCGGTTCCGCCGAGCAGGCGCTGGAGCGGCTGCGCGGACTGAACCGCCGCCCAGACCTGATCATCGCCGACTATCGGCTGCGCAACGGCCGGATCGGAACGGAAGCCATCGTGCAAATCCGCGGGCTGGTCGGGTCACCGGTTCCGGCGATCATCCTGACCGGCGAGATCGGCACCGAGTGCGACCGCGACGCGGCGGCGCTCGGGCTGGCCGTGGTGCGCAAACCGGTCACCCCGCGGCAGCTTCAAAGCGCCATCCAAGATCTTCTGAACCACAATCCGGTGAGACAGACCGGCGATTGATCGTCCTCCCCGACCGGAGAGCGGTGGACAAAAAGCGGACCAGCCTTGACGGGGCAGCGCCACTGCCCCATATTGTGCACTGCAACATAACGATAAGCCCTTTCCCGAGGGGGAGACGCCTTCTCAATCCTTTGAGGAGGTCCCTTATGAACACGCCTTCGACTTTCGCCTCGGCCCGTCCCTCCGAACGCGACCTGCAGCTCATCCGCCGCAAGGCCGTCCGGATGCGCGCCGACCATCTCCGGTCCCTGCTGGGCCGGCTGGCCGCGTTTCTGAAAGGACGGCCGGCCGACCTGAACCCCCACCGCCTGAATGGCGGCCGGGCCGCCGGTTGACCACGGACAGCCCTCATTTTTCCCTGATACAGCGACAGTAGCGCCCCGCAGGCGGTCCGCGACAGCGGCGCCTCGCGGGACGGTTGGTCTTTGGTTGGAGTTTTTCACATGCAGAAACGAGCGGTCGCCCTGGGCGGCTTCGGTGGGTTCAACCTGCACGGCGCGGGCGTGCTGACGGCGCTCGACCGCCTGGAGCGGATGCCCGACCTGTTCACGGTGACCTCCGGGCAGATCGTCGTGCTGGCCGCCTGGCTGCGCGGCGAGGACGTGCGCCGCCTGCTTCTTGAACACAGGGGGGCGTCCGGCGGGCTGCTCCAGGCCTGGCAGACCGCCCTGTTCGGGCACAAGGGCGTGTTCCGCCCGGTGCTGGGCGAGAACGCGCGACGCTGGCTGGATGTCCCGCTGTCGCCCTCGGCGGTGCTGGAGCGGCTGATGCCGGCCCGCCAATACGCCCCGGTGCGCGACCGCGACACCGTGGCCGAGATCGCCCGCACCCTGAACGAGGCCGAGGTCGGCGTCGTCTTCAACACCTACGACTTCCGCTCCGGAAACGGGCTGCTGCACGGCAACGCCGCCGCCCGCCGCCTGATGGCCGGGGAGGTCGGGCTTGAAGACATCACCGCGGACGCGGTGGAAAGCGCCCTCTGGCTCTATCTCTACGGCTTCGAGGAGGCCCCCGGCGGGCTGATCGACGGCGCCTATCACCGCAGCATCATCCTGTCGGAACTGCACGGCTTCGACGAGGTGACGGTGGCCGCGCCCTTCCCCGTCTCCTGGATCGGGCCGGTGCCGCGCAACCAACTGGAGGTGGAGAACTGGAAGATCCGCCAGTGGTTCGCCAACTCCTACAAGGCGGAGGTCGCGCGGCTGCGCCGGGTGATCGAACTGATGGAGCGCGGCACGCTCAACGACCCGGCCTACCGCATCCGCTCGCTGACCGAGTTGCCGCTGCGCCGCCATTACGGCTACTTCGACTATTTCACGGAGAAGGCGGAGGTGTTCGACGACGCGCTCGCCCAGGCGCTCGGCCATTTCGGCGGCGGCCCGGCCCACGAGCAGCGGCGCGCCGGCTGACCGGCTGACACGGAGGGCCCGGCGGCTCAGGCCGCGCGGGCCTCCACCAGCTTCACGCAATCGCCCATTACGAAGCGGCTGTCCACCGCTCCCATGCCGGCCTGCGGCAGATGCCCCTCGTAGCCGGCGGTGTAGCGGGCACCGAAGGCGAAGCTCAGCCAGGGCGACACCACGCGCATCCACAACCGGGCCGCCGAGCGCTCCGACTGGGTGTAGTCGAGGATGCGCAGCGTCCCCTCCGGCTTCAGGATACGTCGCATCTCGCGCAGCACCGGCACCTGAAGATCCTCCGGCAGGACGCAGAAGACGAAGGTCGCCACCACATGGTCGAAATGGCCGTCGGGGAATCCGGTGGCGGCCAGATCCATCACCTGGAACTCCACCGCCCGCCTCAGCCTGTCCGCCCGCTTGGCGGCGCGGGCCAGCATGGCCGGGCTGGCGTCCACCGCGGTTATCCGGGCGCCCTCGGGATAGAAGGGGATGTTGCAGCCGGTGCCAGCCCCAGCGTCCAGGATGCGGCCGGACAGGCCGCGGAACGTGCCCCGGCGCAGGCGCCGCTTCCACATCACCTCGTAACCGAGGTCCAGCGCGTCGTAGAGCGGGGCGATGCGTTCGTAGGTGCGCACATAACCGGTCTGCATGGTTCGAGACTCCCCCGAAGCGGCCCGTTCACACCGTGAGCGTCAAGGGCCGGAAGCGCGTTTTGCCTGTTCTTCCTTTCATAGCAGGCGAATGTGACGGATCATCGCGCCTGGGGTTCGAAGCCCGACAAACGGCCCGACAAACGGAATGGAGATGGCATGGATGCGCTGAACCCGGCGGCGGAGGCCCGCCGTCAGGCCGGACTGGAAATCCAGGCGCTGGCCGAGGATTTCGAACAGAGCGACGAGGCCGCTTTCCTGCGGATGCGCATCATCGGCGGGGTGGTCGCGGGGGTGGTGACGCTGGTCCTGCTGGTCCTGCTGACCGCGGGGGCGGACTGGCGCTATCTGTTCGGCTTCTGGGTGGTGATCGTCGGCTTCATCGGGATCGGCTACGCCGTGTCCGTCTACCGCCAGCGGCAGCAGACCGCGCGGCTGCGCGCCCTGGCGACCCGCTGGCTGAGCGGCGGAACCGTCCCGCCAGTCTGAGGGGGCCGGTCTGAGGAAAGGGCCGGGTCAGGAGGCGCGCGAACCGCGGTGCTTGCGGCGGCGCTGGAAATTCTGGATGCGCTCGATCACCTCGCCCATGTCCGCCGCCTCCTCCACCTCGCCGAGATGCAGGAGGACGCGGATGTAGGTGTCGATCAGGCCGAGAACGGCCTCCTCGTCGGTCACGCCGTAGGCCGCCTGGCCCAGGGCATCGACGATCAGGGTCCCGCTGTCGGCCAGCGCCTCGGCCACCTCGTTGATGGCGCGATCGAGGGCGGTGTCGTCCCCGTCCGGCGCTTCCAGCACCGGGTCGAGGATGTCGGGAAAGGAAAGCCGGTCGGCGGGATAGCCAGCCATTGGCAACTCTCCAAGAAAAAAACAGGGCCGTGAACCGGCCCCTGGTGCGCGCGAACGGAGGGCGGGTGTCCCCCTTCTGGTGATTCGTGGCCCTATGAAACGTGACGGTGAAGGAGGATGGCCGCGTCAGGCGGCCATCGATTCCATAGCTTCGGCCAGGGCGTCCGCGTCCTCCGCGACGGGCAGACCCGTCCAGGGGATCAACTCGCGCCCGGTGTTGGCGAGGCGCTTGGCCTCCATATGGCCGATCACCGCGGTGCCTTCCCGTGCGATCCGCAGGATGTCGCCGTCCTCCGGAACCAGCGCCCGTTCCACGCCGCAGGCGCGGGCAAGGCGGGCGTGGGCCTCCAGATGCTCGATGGTGCCGTGCACCGGCACGGAGAAGCGCGGGCGGATCAGGTCGTACATGCGGATCAGGTCGTCCCGCTTCGGGTGGCCCGACACATGCACCGGCGCATCGGCGGGGGTCACCACCGTCACGCCCTTGGCCTTCAGATGGTCCTGCACGTCGGCCAGCACCACCTCGTTGCCGGGAATGGCGCGGGCGGAGAAGATCACCGTGTCGCCGCTTTCCAGCCATAGCTCACGGTGGCCATCGCGGGCCAGCCGGCTGAGCGCCGCCCGCTCCTCGCCCTGGCTGCCGGTGCACAGGAACACGAGGTTCCGGCGCGGAGTCCAGGAGGCTTCCATGATGGAGATAAACTCCGGAGCCTTCTCCAGATAGCCGCTGGCGCGGGCCGCCTTCTCCATGCGCAGCATCGACCGGCCAACCAGCACCACCTTGCGGTCGTGGGCCGCCGCGGCCTCCGCCACCGCCTGCATGCGGGCGACGTTGGACGCGAAGCCGGTCACCGCGATGGCGCCCTTGCGCCCGGCGAAGGCCTCGATCAGGCCGGCGCGGGCGTCCGCCTCCGACCCCGTGGTGCCGTCGACGTTGGCGTTGGTGCTGTCGCACATCATCGCCAGCACGCCGCGGTCGCCCAGACGCTTCAGCGCGTCCAGGTCCATGGTCGGGCCGACCAGCGGGTGCGGGTCGAACTTCCAGTCGCCGGTGTGCAGGACCGTGCCGGCCTTGGTGTGGATCGCCACCGACACCGGCTCGGGGATCGAGTGGGTGACGGTGATGGTCTCGATGCCGAAGGGGCCGATCTCGAAGGCCGCACCCGGTTCGAACACCCGGATGCGGGCGTGGCGCAGGCCGCCGGACTCCTTCAGCCGTTCACGGATCACGTGGGCGGCGAAGGGGGTCGCGTAGATCGGGCATTCCAGCCCCGGCCACAAATGGTGGATGGCACCGATGTGATCTTCGTGGGCGTGGGTGACGACCAGCCCGACCACCTCGTCCATCCGCTCCTCAATAAAGGAGGGATCGGCCATCAGGCTGTCGACGCCCGGCGCCTCGTCGCCCATGAAGGCGACGCCGGCGTCCACGATCAGCCACTTCCCGGCATGGCCGTAGAGCGCCATGTTCATACCGATGCGCGAGCAGCCGCCGAGCGGGATGAACAGGATCTCGTCGTTGCCCGGAACCGGGCCGGGAACCGGCGCGCCCGGCGGGCGGGTCGCCTTGGGGCGCTCGTAGGGCTTGGGGTTCTGGTTCTTCTGGAAACGCGGGCCGCCGGACTTGCCGCTGCGCACATCGCCAACAATCGTGTTCGGGCGGTTGCCGCCAAAATTCGAGTTCGGGCGGTTGCCGCCCTTGGGCGCCGCGCGGCGGCGCTTGTTATCAAACGTCATACGTCCTTCTTGCTTCACGACATCTCAGCCGGCATTCAACGCTGCCGGACGGGCGTGCATCGCGTGTCGATGCGGATCTCGGGGGGTCTCCCCGGCCATCGGCGGCGCCAGGACCGTGGGGATGGGTCAAGGCAGCCGGCCGCACCGGCCAGGGAGAGCGGTGTTCGAGCCAGTAATCCAGATGACGACGCCGGTCAACCGCTGAATCACGACCCGGAAAAGGGTTCGCCGGTCGGTCACCCGAAGGTTACGGCCATCCGCCGGCGATGTTGCACATATGTTTCCTTCGCCGCGGCGTTCAAGGGGGCGCCATCGCCTGATTTTTTGCGGCCTTCGCGCGTCGCGCCGGCGGGGGGCGCGGATGGTGGAATTGCGGGCGTTCGCGGGCTCCCGAGGGCGCCTCGGTTGGCTGGCCTGTGTGGAGCGCATGGCAAAGACACCACCAAAGACATGGCAAAGCCACCGCCGGTCCGCGATCCTTCGCCGCCTCTCCTGTTGTTTGCGGACGCCCGGCGAACGGGCACTGTCCAAATGGGGAGCATCCCATGTCCGACTATGAATCCAGGTGGAGGAACGACCCGGGCACCCGCCGCGACGACGATCGGTGGGAGCGCGACCGCCAACGCGGCGAAAGCCGCGAGTGGAGCGCCGGTTCGTATCAGAACCGTGGCCGTGACGAGTTCGGTCAATCGAATTGGGGCCAGTCCGGATCGGGCCAGTCCGGCCGTTCCGGCATGATGGGTGGCGGTGGCCGCCAGCCCGGCTACGGCTACGAGGGCCAGGGTCGCGAAGGATTCGACTACGGCCGCGACTATTGGCGCCAGCAGGAAGGCCGGGGCGATTACGGTCAAGGCTCCTATGGTCAAAGCTACGGCCAGGGCACCTATGGTCAAGGCTCCGGCAATCGCGACTACGGCCGCGATTATGGGTCCCGGGGTTCCTTCGGCCAGGGCCAGCGCGACTGGCGCTCCCGCGAGGATCGTCAGAGCTACGAGGACCGTGGCGACTACGGCCAGGACTTCGGCTACCGTGGCGGCTTCGGACGTTCCGATTACGGCAGCGGAGCCTATGGCGGCCGTGATTACGGCAGCCGCGACTATGGCGGCATGGATTACGGGTCGCGCGGCACCGGAAACCGCGACTACAGCAGCCGTGACTACGGGAACCGCGACTATGGCCGGATGGGCTACGGTGGCGGCAGCGGCTACGGCCGCAACGAGGAGCGCGGTTTCTTCGAACGGGCGGGCGACGAGATGGCCTCCTGGTTCGGCGACGAAGACGCGGAACGCCGCCGCCGCATGGATGCCCGCAACGACGATCCCGGCGCCCAGCACCACCGAGGCCGCGGGCCGCGCGGCTACACCCGCTCCGACGATCGCATCCGCGAGGATGTGAACGATCGCCTGACCGACGACCCCTACATCGACGCGTCGGAAATCGACGTGACCGTCAGCAATTGCGAGGTCACGCTGAGCGGCACGGTGGGCGACCGCCGGACCAAGCGCCGCGCCGAGGACATGGCCGAGACCATTTCCGGCGTCCGCCATGTGCAGAACAATCTGCGCGTCCGCGAGCGGACCTTCGGCGGCACCGGCACCACCGCCGGGGCGTCGGCGATGGCCGGGCTCGGCGGCACCGGGTCTTCCGGCACCGGCATGAGTGGCTCGGGGATGGGCAGCACCGGCATGAGCGGGTCCACAACGGGCACGTCCGGAACCTCCAGCACCTCCGGGACCGGCATGAGTGGTACCGGTATGGGCGGGACTTCCGGAACCACGGACAGCACCAGCCGCTCCAGCACCTCCGGCAGCACCAACCGCTGACCGTGCCCAACGCGCCCCTCCCGCCGTTACCGGTGGGAGGGGCTTTTCCTGTCCGCCGTCAATCTCCATCCTTCCGCTGCTCCGCCGGCTTCTCCGCGCGGGTCAGGTTGAAGGCGGTGTTGATCAGCGCGATGTGCGAGAAGGCCTGCGGGAAGTTGCCGACCAGCCGCTTCGCCGTCGTGTCGTACTCCTCCGACAGCAGACCCAGATCGTTGCGCAGGGCGAGCAACCTGTTGAACAGCGCCTCGGCCTCGGCCTGACGCCCCTGGAGCACATAGACGTCGGCCAGCCAGAAGGAGCAGGCGAGAAACACCCCCTCCCCGTCGGGAAGCCCGTCGTCGGTTCTCTCCATCCGGTAGCGCATGACAAGGCCGTCCTGAAGCAGTTCCCGCTCGATGGCGGCGACGGTGCCCTGGATGCGGGGATCGTCCACCGGCAGGAAGCCGAGCATCGGCAGCATCAGCAGCGCCGCGTCGACGTGGCTGGCGCCGTAATGCTGGATGAAGCTGTTCCGCTCCTTCGAATAGCCTTTGGCACAGACATCGTCGAAAATGGCTTGGCGCAACGCTTTCCAGCGGTCCAAAGGCGCGTCCAGGCCGAACCTCTCCGCACTCTTCACCATACGGTCCACGGCGACCCAGGCCATCACCTTGGAATGGGTGAAATGCCGTGCGCCGCCGCGCACCTCCCAGATGCCTTCGTCGGGCTGGTCCCACACCGATTCCATATGGTCGAGCAAGGCGCACTGGACCTGCCAGGCTTCCGGCCTGATCTCGATGCCGCGCATCCGCGCCTGATGCGCCGCGTCCATCATCTCGCCATAGACGTCGAGCTGGAGCTGGGGGGCCGCGGCGTTGCCGACGCGGACCGGGCTTGCCCCCTCGTAGCCCGGCAGCCAGGGCACCTCCCATTCCAGCAGGCGCCGTTCGCCGGCGATGCCGTACATGATCTGGATCTGCTGGGGGCTGCCGGCGATGGTGCGCAGGCCCCAGTCGCGCCAGTCCAGCGCCTCCTGGAGATAGCCGGCGTTCATCAGCGCCAGCAGGGTCAGGGTGGCGTCGCGCAGCCAGCAATAGCGGTAGTCCCAGTTCCGCACCCCGCCGAGCTGTTCGGGAAGGGACGTGGTCGGCGCCGCGACGATGCCGCCGGTCGGGCGGTAGGTCAGCGCCTTCAGCGTGACCAGCGAGCGCACCACCGCGTCCCGCCAGAGGCCGCTGTAGGCGCAACGCCCGCTCCACTCCGCCCAGAAGCGCTCGGTCTCCATCAGCGCCTGCTCGGCATCGACCGGCTCCGGCAGCGGCAAGTGCGAGGGGGAATAGATCATCACGAAGCTGATGCTCTCGCCCTCCGCCACGGTGAAATCCGCAACGGTGCTCATGTCCTCGCCGTGGATCGGGGCGCTGGTGTGGAGGACGACCATGTCCGGTCCGGCGATGGCGCGCAGGGTGTGCGGGCCGATCCGCGTCACCCATGGCACGACGTGCCCGTAGCCGAAGCGGAGCGTCAGGTCCATCCGCATGGCGACGCACCCGCGCTTCCCACGCAGAATACGCACCACGTCCGACGCCTCGCCGCGCGGCGGCATGAAGTCGATCATGGTGACGGCACCCTCCGCCGTCTCGAACTCCGTCTCCAGTATCAGGCTGTCGCCGCGGTAGCGCCGGCTCGTGCGGGCGTCGGGATCGCTCGGGCGCAGCAGCCAGCGCCCGTTCTCCGGCGTGCCCAGCAGTGCTGCGAAGCAGGCGTCGGAATCGAAGCGGGGCCAGCACAGCCAGTCGATGGAACCTTCGGCGGACAACAGGGCTGCGGTCTCGCAGTCTCCCAAAAGGGCGTAATCCTCAATGCGGGAGGCCATGGCACGCTCTCGAACGATTGGGGGTGCCTTTGGGCAACGGCCTGTGACCGCTCCGGTTCCCTCCGAACGAGAACCGGAAGCGACGAAGGTCGATCGTCCGGTTTGACGATTCTGGCTGCCGGACCCGCGTGTTAGCGTTTTCGCCCATCGTTGCAGGACGACGCATCGAGGCCACCATGGATACCGGACGCGCCCCGCCCCGGCGGCATGCCCGCCACCCTGCCCGCCTTGCGGCGGCATTCCTGCTCGCCGGTCTCCCGATGATGGCGACGGGAGCGGAGCCCCCCACCGTCTCGCTGCGGCCCGGCGCCGACATCCAGACGGCGGTGGACCGCCATCCCCCCGGCACGCGCTTCCGGCTGGAGGCCGGCATCCATCGTTTGCAGTCCATCGTTCCCCAAGAACGGCAACCGGTTCGAGGGCGCCCCTGGCGCGGTGTTGAGCGGAGCGCGCCGGCTCACCGCCTTCGTCCACCGCGGCTCCATCTGGGTCGCTCGCGGGCAGACGCAGGAGGGCCGGGTCAACGCGGCGGAGTTCTGTCGCTCCGGCTTTCCCCGCTGCGCCCGCCCGGAGGACCTGTTCATCGACGACACGCCGATGCTGCATGTCGACAGCCGGTCCGCCGTCGGGCCGGGGCGCTGGTTCTTCGACTACGACGCCGACGAGATCGTGATCGGCGACGATCCCACCGGGCGGCGGGTGGAAACCAGCGTCACCGCCCGCGCCTTCGGCGGAACCGCGTCGGGCGTCGTCATCCAGAATCTGACCATCGAGAAATACGCCGCCCCCATCCAGGCCGCCGCCGTGGACGCGGAGTTCGGCCCCGGCTGGACCGTCCGCAGCAGCGTCCTGCGCCTGAACCACGGCGTCGGAGTCAACGCCGGCAACGGCAGCCGTATCCTCGACAACCGCATCCTCGACAATGGCCACGCCGGCTTTTCCGGATCGGGAACGGACTTTCTGATCGCCGGCAACGAGATCGCCCGCAACGGCTATGCCGGCGTCGATTTCCATTGGGAGGGCGGCGGCGGCAAGATCACCGAATCCGGCGGCGGCGGACTCATCCGCGGCAATTGCGTCCACGACAATGTGGGTGCCGGAATCTGGGCCGACATCGATGTGCACCGGTTGGTGATCGAGGACAATCTGGTCTTCGGCAACGCCGACAACGGCATCACCTACGAGATCAGCTACGACGGGGTGATCCGCAACAACCGGGTCGCCGACAACGGGCAGCGCGGCCAGGGCTGGTTCTGGGGCGCCCAGATCCTGATCTCCAGCGCGCGGGGCGTGAGGGTCTACGGCAACGACATCGACGTGCCGAACGGCTACGGCAATGCGGTGACGGTGGTGTCCCAGGACCGCGCCCCCTACACCCCCGCCGTCGGCAACGAGATCTTCGACAACCGCATCGTCATCCGCAACGCCGACGCGCGGGTCGGCGCCGTCACCGACGTGGACGCCGACAACGCCGTGGTCGCCGCCGGGAACCGGCTTTACGGCAACCGCTACCATCTGGCGGACCTGAAGGAGCGAATCTGGTTCTGGAACGACGCGGAGGCCGACTGGAACGCCATCCGCGCCCAAGGTCAGGAAGTGGGCGGTGTCGTCAACGCCGGCATTCCACAGAAGACGCCGCTGGGCTGCCCTTCCATGGCCCCAACGGACAATGTTCGATGATCTTTCCTTCCCCCAACTCTTCCATAAAGAGAAAGAGCCAACCAAGTCATCACGCGGAGGTTCCTCTGCCACTGTTACAGTTTTGAAAAAGTTACTAATTTGGGGGTACTTTGCGGATATCCGCGCACAGTATTATGATCTTGTTTGCGATTGACGGTCAAAAGCGGCTGCGATGTTATTGGATCGAAGCGGTCGTCCAGACCTCTTGCAGCATCGCCTCCGCGCTCGATCCGTTTCCATTGATCGAATAGGGCCAAAGTCTTCGCGCCGGTGATGTCGGCGGCGACGTTGGCGACGATCCTGGGCGGTTCCCTGCGGCGGCGTGTCCATGGCGTGTGGCTGAGGGAGATTTTGTATGTTGCCGTGCAAAGACGGAACGCGCCTGCCCAACGCCTTCCGCCGCGCCCCATCGGTCACGTCCTTCGCATCCAACCACATCCTGGCCGCCACGCGCCTGACCGCCGCCCCGATGAACGACTCCGGCTCGTTCGGGTCCTATTACCGAATGTCCGGGGGAGCGCGGCCGCTGGGGGAGGAGCAGAGCGTCACCGCCATCCTGCACGACGAAACGCCGCTGACGCGGGAAAGCCTGTCCACCAGCCTCAACCTGTGCGGACGGGGAGTGCGGGTGCTGACGGCGGCATCCCTTGCCGACCTGGAAAGCGTGGTGCGGCGGGACGGAGCGCCGGATGTGGCTCTGGCCAATTTCAGCGGGCGGCTCGCTTCCGATCCGGATTTCCGGCCGAGGCTGGCCGAACTGCTCGCCGTCCTGGACGGCATCCCGCTCATCATGCTGTCGGATTCCGACGAGACCTCGACGGCGCTGGAGGCTATCCGCCAGGGTGCGCACGGCTACATTTCCACCACCGTCGGCCTGACCATGGCGTTGGAGGCGATCCGTCTGGTCGCGGCGGGTGGCATCTTCGTTCCGGCACCCATCCTGCACCGGTTGATCATCGACCAAGCCGGGTTGACGGACCCGATGCTTCACGCCGCCTTATCCGTCCCGGAGCCCACAGCCAACGGCAAGCCTCATCTGACGCAACTGACACCGCGTCAACTCTCCGTCCTGGAATGCCTTCAGGAGGGCAAGCCGAACAAGGTCATCGCCCACGAATTGGGAATGCGGGAAAGCACCGTGAAAGTGCATGTCCGGAACATCCTGCGGCGGCTCGGCGCCACCAACCGGACGGAAGCGGTCTGCCGCGTCATGCGCGAAGACAACTGAGCGCAACACAAAAGAACGGCGCGGCGGGATCCCGCACCGTTCCATCACGGGACCGACCGATCAGGGCTGGTTCGATTCCAGGACCGTGCCGCGGGACAGATGGGCGTGCGCCATGAAGGCGGCCTCCGTCCGGTTGGTGGCGCCCAGCTTCTTCAGCACGTTGCGCACATGGGCCTTGGCGGTGTTCTCGCACATGCCCAGCATGTAGGCGATCAGCTTGTTCGACTTGCCCTCCCGCATGCAGGTCAGCACGGCCATTTCCCGCGGCGTCAGCCCGCCGATCCGGTCCGTCGCCGGCAGGGAAGCGCCCGGCGGCGGGGTCTGCGGAACGGCGATGCCGCCCGGCACCGGCGCGATCAGCGATTGCAGGGAGGTGGCCGGCACGAAGGTTCCCCCCGCGGCGACCAGCCGGATCGCCTCCAGCATGACTCCCAGCCCGAGGTTGGGCACGATGTAGCCGCGTACGCCGAGGCGCAGGCTTTCCAGGATCATCCCGCCGTCGTCGCGGTCCGAAATGAGCACCAGCGGCACCGGCAGGCAGGCCGACACCGCGTCACGGATAGCCGCGCACAGACCGTCGTTCAGGCCCATCTGCGCACCGATGTTGCACAACACGACCTCCGTCCGTCCGTCCCGCGCCAGGACTCCCGCGGCGTCCCTCAGCGAGGCCACCGATCGCACGGTCATGTCCTGGCACAGCGTGCCGAGGCCGAGCGAAAAGCAATCCCGAGTGAGGCTGTTCGGGTCCGCCAGGACCACCGAAATCCCTGGGGCGATCCCTGGAGCGATCCCCGATTGCTGCTTGATGTCCGTCGTCATCCGCTCCCCCTTTTGGTTAAACGCCATTTTTCGCACCCTTCAAACCGGGGCAGCAGGCCTCAGCCCACCCTCGTCGGCAAAAGGGCTTCAATTTTCGGGTGAGCGCGTCCGCTCGCGGATACTCGGAAAGATTTTACTTTCTTCATTTTCAGCGCCTTTCCCTGCCGACCAGATGGATTGTTTGTGTTGGAAGATCATCAGGAATGCTTGCGCGGTTTGCATTTGATGCTTTCAACGTTACCAGAACATCCGGTCCGGTAAATACGCACTTCGATGAAGGGTTGTGACCGGTCGACGTTTTATTCCGTACCTATTCCGGCGCCCATGGCGCCTCTCCTCGCAGGGCGCGTACGCCTTTGTGAGGATGGGAGCGGCGTGGCGTGCTTATGCGACCCTATCCCGCAGCCGGGACGAGGCAAGCCACCATCCACCTCCTTCTGCTTTGCGACCAAAAGAACAGGCCCGAATGGCACAAGTCGGGGAACAGCGCCCTCTGACCAATGGAAAGGCCACAAGGACCAGACGGTGCGCTTCCGGATGGTGATCATCGAAACCTCTCCTGAAGACACAGGATTCAAACGAAAATACTTCAAATAGGAGGTAAAGGCGAAGTCCGACGTAGTTATTCCTGCGCGGGATTGACGTTGACGATTGCTTGGGTGCAGCGCAGCATAAGGCCAGGAAAACGGGGTCGGGAGATAGGCTTCATGGGATCGAGCGGGAAGGCGGTTTCATCGCCCCGCGCCGCCGCGCGCGGCCC
It encodes:
- a CDS encoding right-handed parallel beta-helix repeat-containing protein; amino-acid sequence: MSGARRLTAFVHRGSIWVARGQTQEGRVNAAEFCRSGFPRCARPEDLFIDDTPMLHVDSRSAVGPGRWFFDYDADEIVIGDDPTGRRVETSVTARAFGGTASGVVIQNLTIEKYAAPIQAAAVDAEFGPGWTVRSSVLRLNHGVGVNAGNGSRILDNRILDNGHAGFSGSGTDFLIAGNEIARNGYAGVDFHWEGGGGKITESGGGGLIRGNCVHDNVGAGIWADIDVHRLVIEDNLVFGNADNGITYEISYDGVIRNNRVADNGQRGQGWFWGAQILISSARGVRVYGNDIDVPNGYGNAVTVVSQDRAPYTPAVGNEIFDNRIVIRNADARVGAVTDVDADNAVVAAGNRLYGNRYHLADLKERIWFWNDAEADWNAIRAQGQEVGGVVNAGIPQKTPLGCPSMAPTDNVR
- a CDS encoding response regulator transcription factor, with translation MLPCKDGTRLPNAFRRAPSVTSFASNHILAATRLTAAPMNDSGSFGSYYRMSGGARPLGEEQSVTAILHDETPLTRESLSTSLNLCGRGVRVLTAASLADLESVVRRDGAPDVALANFSGRLASDPDFRPRLAELLAVLDGIPLIMLSDSDETSTALEAIRQGAHGYISTTVGLTMALEAIRLVAAGGIFVPAPILHRLIIDQAGLTDPMLHAALSVPEPTANGKPHLTQLTPRQLSVLECLQEGKPNKVIAHELGMRESTVKVHVRNILRRLGATNRTEAVCRVMREDN
- a CDS encoding response regulator transcription factor; its protein translation is MTTDIKQQSGIAPGIAPGISVVLADPNSLTRDCFSLGLGTLCQDMTVRSVASLRDAAGVLARDGRTEVVLCNIGAQMGLNDGLCAAIRDAVSACLPVPLVLISDRDDGGMILESLRLGVRGYIVPNLGLGVMLEAIRLVAAGGTFVPATSLQSLIAPVPGGIAVPQTPPPGASLPATDRIGGLTPREMAVLTCMREGKSNKLIAYMLGMCENTAKAHVRNVLKKLGATNRTEAAFMAHAHLSRGTVLESNQP